The Streptomyces nigra genome includes the window CCGATGGCCGAGGACACCGTCTTCGACCTGGCCTCGGTCTCCAAGCTGTTCACCTCGATCCTCGCCGTCCAGCAGATCGAGCGCGGCGAGCTCGGCCTGGAGGCGACGGTCGCGTCCCACCTCCCGGAGTTCGGGCGGGCCGGCAAGCAGGACATCACGATCCGTCAGCTCCTCACCCACACCTCGGGGTTCCGGGCCTGGATCCCGCTCTACGGCGCGCCCACCCACGAGGGGAAGCTCCAGCTCATCTGGGACGAGGCGCCGCTCAACGCGCCGGGCAGCACGTATCTGTACTCCGACCTCAACCTGATCTCCCTCCAGCTCGTCCTGGAGAAGATCACCGGCCGCACCCTCGACACCCTGCTCCACGACGAGATCACCGGCCCGCTCGGCATGCGCCACACCCGCTACAACCCGCCCGCCTCCTGGAAGCCGCGCATCGCGGCCACCGAGGTCGCCCGCAGACCGTGGTCCGGCCTGGACCGGGGACTGGTGTGGGGCGAGGTGCACGACGAGAACGCCTTCAGCCTCGGCGGCGTCGCGGGCCATGCCGGGGTGTTCTCCACCGCCTGGGACCTCGCGATCCTCGGCCGGACCCTGCTCAACGGCGGCTCCTACGGCCGGGCACGCGTCCTGGAGCCGGACTCGGTGGAGCTGATGTTCACGGACTTCAACACCGCGTTCCCCGGCGACGAGCACGGCCTCGGCTTCGAGCTCTACCAGCACTGGTACATGGGCGCCATGGCCACCCCGCGCACGGCCGGTCACACCGGGTTCACCGGTACCTCGCTGGTCCTCGACCCGACGACGGACTCCTTCCTCGTCGTGCTCGGCAACTCCGTGCATCCTGTGCGCAGTTGGCGGTCCGGGTCGGCGCCCCGGGTGGCCGCGGCGAACAACATGGCGCGCGCGGTCCCGGTGCGCCCGGCCCACGGACGCACCGCCTGGTTCTCGGGGATGGCCGGCGCGACGACCGCCACGCTCGCGCTGCCCGCCCTCGACACCTCGCGCGGCGGCGCCCGGCTGCGCTGCGCGGTGTGGTGGGACACCGAGCCGGCGGCGGACGTCCTCGCGCTGGAGGCGTCCACGGACGAGGGCGCCACCTGGGAGCCGCTGCCCTTCACGACCACGCGCAAGGGCGACGGGGCCGAGGAGCACCCGGCCGGCACCGTCTCCGGCTGGTCCGGCCGGGCCTGGCACCGGCTGACCGCGCCGCTGCCCGCCGACCCGGCCCTGCGGGTGCGCTGGCGCTACACCACCGACCGGCTCTATGTGGGCCGGGGCGCGTACGTCGACGGGCTGCGGGTCGAGAGGTCGCACCGGGTGCTGTACGACGAGTCCCGCCCGGCCGACGCCGCACGGCTGACGGCCACCGGCTGGACGGCGTCCGCGGACTGACGGGCCGTCACGACCCGTCGCCGGCCTCCAGCACGGCCATCGCCGCGTTGTGCCCCGGCACACCGCTCACCCCTCCCCCGCGCACGGCACCCGCCCCGCACAGCAGGACGTTCGCGTGGCGGGTCTCCACGCCCCAGCGGCCGGTGGACTCGCCGGCGTACGGCCAGGACAGCTCCCGGTGGAAGATGTTCCCGCCGGGCAGGCGCAGGTCGCGTTCGAGGTCGAGAGGCGTCTTCGCCTCGATGCAGGGGCGCCCGTCCGCGTCGGTCGCCAGGCAGTCGGCGAGCGGTTCGGCGAGATGGGCGTCCAGCTGGGCCAGCGTCGACGCCAGCAGGTCCTCGCGGACCGCGTCGTTGTCCTTCTCGAACAGCCGCGCGGGGGTGTGGAGGCCGAACAGGGTGAGCGTCTGGTAGCCCTTCTCGACGAGGTCGGGTCCGAGGATCGTCGGATCGGTCAGGGAGTGACAGTAGATCTCGGACGGCGGCGCGGCGGGAAGCTCCCCGGCGGCGGCCTGGGCGTGGGCCGCGGCCAGTTGCTCGTAGCCCTCGGCGATGTGGAAGGTGCCGGCGAACGCCTCACGGGGGTCGACGGAGGTGTCGCGCAGCCGGGGCAGCCGCTTCAGCAGCATGTTCACCTTCAGCTGGGCGCCCTCGGCGGGCTCCGGGGCCGGGTCCCCGGTGAGGGCGGCCAGCTCCTGCGGGGAGGCGTTCACCAGGACGTGGCGGGCGGCGGCGACGCCCTCGCCGTCCGCCGTGCGGTAGGTGACCTCGGCGGTACGGCCGTCGGTGTCGATGCGCACGGCCTCGTGTCCGGTGACCAGGACGGCGCCGGCCGCGCGGGCCGCCTCGGCGAGGGCGTCGGTGAGCGCGCCCATGCCGCCGACGGGGACGTCCCAGTCGCCGGTGCCGCCGCCGATCACGTGATAGAGGAAGCAGCGGTTCTGCCGCAGGGAGGGGTCGTGGGCGTCGGCGAACGTGCCGATCAGGGCGTCCGTGAGGACCACGCCCCGCACCAGGTCGTCCTGGAAGCGCTCCTCGACGGCGACACCGACCGGCTCCTCGAACAGGGCCCGCCAGGCGTCGTCGTCGGCCACACGCCGGCGCAGCTCGTCCCGGCTCGGCAGGGGTTCGGTGAGGGTCGGGAACACCCGCCGGGCGACCTCGCCGGTCATGCCGTAGAAGCGCTGCCACGCCTCGTACTCGCGCTCGCCGCCGGTCAGCCGGGCGAACGCCTCCCGGGTGCGCTCCGGCCCGCCGCCGACCAGCAGCCCGGTCGGCCGCCCGTCCCGTTCCACCGGCGTGTACGAGGAGACGTCCCGCTTGCGGACCTGGAAGCTCAGCCCCAGATCGCGGACGATCTTGTCAGGCAGCAGGCTGACCAGGTACGAGTAGCGCGAGAGCCGGGCGTCGACCCCGGCGAAGGGGCGCGTGGACACGGCCGCCCCGCCCGTGTGGTCCAGCCGCTCCAGCACCAGCACGGACCGGCCGGCCCGGGCCAGATAGGCGGCGGCGACCAGGCCGTTGTGACCTCCGCCGACGATGACGGCGTCGTACGTACGGTGTCCGGGGCGTGCGTCGTGTACGGGCATGGTCCTTGGTAACACGGGGTGATCCACTGGGGCCAGGGCCAGGGTCTTTCGGTTGGATCAGGCCGGATCAGGGAGCGGGGTCCGGTGCCGTGCATCGCAAGGCGGAGGAGGGCGCCATGGCAACCGACGACAACGCGGCGAGGTGCGGCCCCGGACCCCGCGAGCCCGGCCTGATCCAAATGAGAGGCCCTAGGGGGTGCGCCCGGGTCAGCGGCCCTCGGACACGCTCTGGCGCCGCAGCAGCGCCACCCGGCGGTACAGCTCCGCCGCCTCCGCGACATGCCCGAGCTGTTCCAGGCAGTGGGCCTCGTCGGTGCGGCTGGCGAGGGTGTCGGGGTGGTCCGCGCCCAGGACCCGTTCGCGGGCGTCGGCCACCCGACGGTACTCGGACAGGGCGTCCGGCCAGCGGCCCAGCCAGCCCAGGCCGACGGCGACCTCGCGGCGGCTGACCAGTGTGTCGGGGGGATCCGCGCCGAGGACGCGCTCGCGGATCGCGCACACGTCGCGGGCCTCGGCGAGCGCCTCCTCCCAGCGGCCCAGCCGGCCGAGGTTGACGCCGAGGCCGTGGCGGGCCCGCAGGGCCTCCGGGTGGGCGGGGCCGTGCACCCGGGTGCGGTCGTCGACGAGGGCGCGGTAGAGCTGGAGCGCCTCCGCGCTGCGGCCGAGGCGGCCGAGGCTGATGCCGACCTCGTAGCGGGCGGCGAGGGTGTCGGGGTGGTCGGGGCCGAGGGCGTGTGCGCGGGCGTCGGCGACCTCGCGGTAGGTCTCCAGAGCCTCCTCCCAGCGCCCCAGCTGGCCCAGCGCGTACGCCACCTCGTAGCGGGTGACCAGGGTGTCGGGGTGGTGCGGGCCGAGGACGCGGGCACGGGCGGCGGCCACCTCCCCGGCCATGCGGTGGGAGTCCTCGGGGCGGCCGAGTCTGCTGAGGTTGAAGGCGAGGTTGTGGCGGCAGCGCAGGGTGTCGGGGTGGTCGGCGCCCATCGCGCGCTCCCGGTCGGCCAGCACCGAGGTGTAGACCTGGTGCGCGTCGAGGTGCCGGCCCAACTGGCCGAGGACGTAGGCCATCTCCTGGCGTGCGGCGAGCGTCTCGGGGTGGTCGGGGCCGAGCGCGAGGCTGCGGGCGCGGGCGACGTGCTTGTACTCGCGCAGCGCGTCGGCGGCGCGGCCGGTACGGCTGAGGGTGAAGGCGAGTTCGTAGCGGCTGGCGAGGGTGTCGGGGTGGTCGGGGCCGAGGAGGCGTTCGCGTTCGGCGGCCACCGTCCGGTGCACCTCGCGGGCCTCCGTCCAGCGGCCCATGCGGCCGAGGCTGAGCCCGGCGTGGTGCCGTCCGGCCAGCGCGGTGAGCGCGGCGACCGCGGGGGCGGTGCCGGAAGGCCGGGGGATCCATTCGCCGGTGAGTCCGGCCGCGGCGTCGGGGGGTGTGGTGCGCAGGCCGGCGCCGGTGGCCTTGTGGCCGGTGGTCATGCCCCGGGTCCAGGACGGCAGGCGCGGGGATCGGCCTGCGGGCCGCGCGGGTCCGGTCCCGGGCCGCTCGGTCACCACGGTGGGCACGTACTCCGGGGTCGTCCGGCCGAGGCCGATCCGGCGGACCAGTTCACGGCCGTCGTGCGGGCGTTCCTCCGGGCGCTTGGCGAGCAGGTCCAGGATGACCTTCTCCAGGTATCCGGGGAGGTCGGCGCGGTGGCTGCGCGGGGGCCGGGGCGGGGTGTCCCGGTGCCCGACGAGGACCGCCCAGGGGTCGTCGAGGTCGAACGGCGGGACGCCGGTGGCGATCTCGTACAGGACGCAGCCCAGGGAGTACAGGTCGCTGCGCCGGTCGACCTCCTCGCCGCCGATCTGCTCCGGCGACATGTAATGGGGGGTGCCCATGGCGACCCCCGTGCCGGTGAGCCGGGAGGTGAACCCGATGTCGTGGGCGAGGCGCGCTATGCCGAAGTCGCAGATCTTCACGGTGCCGTCGGCGAGCCGCATGATGTTCGCCGGCTTCAGATCGCGGTGCACGATGCCCTGCTGATGGGTGTAGGCGAGGGCGGCGGCGACCTGCTCGGCGATGTCGACGACGTCCGCGACGGGCAGCGGGTGGTGCCGGTTGTCCTCCAGGAGCTGGCTGAGGTTGCGGCCCTCCAGCAGCTCCATCACGAGGAACAGCAGCCCGTCGGACTCGCCGAAGTCGTGGACGACCGTCACCCCGCGGTGCTGGAGCGCGGCCGCCACCCGGGCCTCGCGGCGGAACCGCTCGCGCAGGACCCGCATGAACGACGTGTCGTGGTGCGGCCCCAGCGGCTTGAGGCACTTGACGGCGACCTGCCGGCCCAGCGACTCGTCGCGGGCCCGCCACACCTCCCCCATACCGCCCCGCCCGATCGGATCGAGCAGCCGGTACCGCCCCTGGATCAGCCTGCTTTCCCCCATCTGCCGCGCTCGCCCCCCGTGTGGTCCGCCCTCCCGGCTCGTCCAGTATGGCGAGCTATCGTCCGAGTTTGTACGGCGCCGGGCGGGCACCGGGACCGAGGCGGTCCATGGCACGCAGGATGTGTTTGGGCGGCAGTTGCCAGCGCAGACGTGCGGGAACACAGCGCAGCGCGGTGCCGGTGGCACGCAACCGC containing:
- a CDS encoding serine hydrolase domain-containing protein; protein product: MALGGALALAPLPAVPAAAATGQAGTLRHGSAERAGLLSSALRRLVTDAETFLGPSPQHPWYAGAVLLAGRGDTVALHEPIGMAVRYQDYDDKTDTGVEFPADQLIPMAEDTVFDLASVSKLFTSILAVQQIERGELGLEATVASHLPEFGRAGKQDITIRQLLTHTSGFRAWIPLYGAPTHEGKLQLIWDEAPLNAPGSTYLYSDLNLISLQLVLEKITGRTLDTLLHDEITGPLGMRHTRYNPPASWKPRIAATEVARRPWSGLDRGLVWGEVHDENAFSLGGVAGHAGVFSTAWDLAILGRTLLNGGSYGRARVLEPDSVELMFTDFNTAFPGDEHGLGFELYQHWYMGAMATPRTAGHTGFTGTSLVLDPTTDSFLVVLGNSVHPVRSWRSGSAPRVAAANNMARAVPVRPAHGRTAWFSGMAGATTATLALPALDTSRGGARLRCAVWWDTEPAADVLALEASTDEGATWEPLPFTTTRKGDGAEEHPAGTVSGWSGRAWHRLTAPLPADPALRVRWRYTTDRLYVGRGAYVDGLRVERSHRVLYDESRPADAARLTATGWTASAD
- a CDS encoding phytoene desaturase family protein; this encodes MPVHDARPGHRTYDAVIVGGGHNGLVAAAYLARAGRSVLVLERLDHTGGAAVSTRPFAGVDARLSRYSYLVSLLPDKIVRDLGLSFQVRKRDVSSYTPVERDGRPTGLLVGGGPERTREAFARLTGGEREYEAWQRFYGMTGEVARRVFPTLTEPLPSRDELRRRVADDDAWRALFEEPVGVAVEERFQDDLVRGVVLTDALIGTFADAHDPSLRQNRCFLYHVIGGGTGDWDVPVGGMGALTDALAEAARAAGAVLVTGHEAVRIDTDGRTAEVTYRTADGEGVAAARHVLVNASPQELAALTGDPAPEPAEGAQLKVNMLLKRLPRLRDTSVDPREAFAGTFHIAEGYEQLAAAHAQAAAGELPAAPPSEIYCHSLTDPTILGPDLVEKGYQTLTLFGLHTPARLFEKDNDAVREDLLASTLAQLDAHLAEPLADCLATDADGRPCIEAKTPLDLERDLRLPGGNIFHRELSWPYAGESTGRWGVETRHANVLLCGAGAVRGGGVSGVPGHNAAMAVLEAGDGS
- a CDS encoding tetratricopeptide repeat-containing serine/threonine-protein kinase, yielding MGESRLIQGRYRLLDPIGRGGMGEVWRARDESLGRQVAVKCLKPLGPHHDTSFMRVLRERFRREARVAAALQHRGVTVVHDFGESDGLLFLVMELLEGRNLSQLLEDNRHHPLPVADVVDIAEQVAAALAYTHQQGIVHRDLKPANIMRLADGTVKICDFGIARLAHDIGFTSRLTGTGVAMGTPHYMSPEQIGGEEVDRRSDLYSLGCVLYEIATGVPPFDLDDPWAVLVGHRDTPPRPPRSHRADLPGYLEKVILDLLAKRPEERPHDGRELVRRIGLGRTTPEYVPTVVTERPGTGPARPAGRSPRLPSWTRGMTTGHKATGAGLRTTPPDAAAGLTGEWIPRPSGTAPAVAALTALAGRHHAGLSLGRMGRWTEAREVHRTVAAERERLLGPDHPDTLASRYELAFTLSRTGRAADALREYKHVARARSLALGPDHPETLAARQEMAYVLGQLGRHLDAHQVYTSVLADRERAMGADHPDTLRCRHNLAFNLSRLGRPEDSHRMAGEVAAARARVLGPHHPDTLVTRYEVAYALGQLGRWEEALETYREVADARAHALGPDHPDTLAARYEVGISLGRLGRSAEALQLYRALVDDRTRVHGPAHPEALRARHGLGVNLGRLGRWEEALAEARDVCAIRERVLGADPPDTLVSRREVAVGLGWLGRWPDALSEYRRVADARERVLGADHPDTLASRTDEAHCLEQLGHVAEAAELYRRVALLRRQSVSEGR